The sequence TGCTGAGCATCGCGACAGCTTCAGGGAGCTGCTGGAGGCCAGCTTTGAGAAACGCAGCCTGGTGCATCTGCCGGCCGGCAGCCCGATTCCCCTGCTGCGGCGCAACCTCTGGGTGGTGGTGCGCGGCATGGTGAAGCTCGGCGCCATCTCCTACCAGGGCGATGCCCTGCTGCTGGGGCTGGCCGGGCCCAATGAGCCCTTCGGCGATCCCCTCAGCAACCAGCCCGCCTACGAGGCCACCACGCTGGTGGCGAGCGACCTGCTCTGCCTCAGCTGCGATGAGATCCACGCCTCTCCCCATCTGGCCATCGGCATCCTGCAGGGCATGGCGTCGCGCTACCGCCAGAGCGAGGCGATGCTGGCCCTGCTCGGCCTGCGCCGCATCGAAGACCGGGTGAAGGGCTTTCTGGAGCTGCTGGCTGAGGAGTACGGCCAGCCCTGCGACCGCGGCCTGCGGCTGCCGCTGCGGCTCACCCACCAGGACCTGGCCAGCGCCCTGAGCACCACCCGGGTGACGATCACCCGGCTGCTGGGCCAGCTGCGCGCCGAGGGCTGGCTCGATCTCGATCTCGAACGCCACCTGGTGATCAGCCACCAACCCCTGCGCCGATGAGCCGCCCGGGATCGGTCCTGCGGCCGGTCAACAGCTTCTGGGATCTGGAGGGCGGCGGTCAGAATGGCGGCATGAGCGCCCGCCTGCTGGTCGTCGAAGACGATGAAACCATCCGCGACACCCTGCAGGAGGCCCTGCAGCTGGAGGGCTTTGCCGTGACGGCCTGCGGCAATGGCCGCGATGCCCTCAACCTGCTGCAGCGCAGCACGGAGGAGAACGCCTACGGCCTGGTGGTGCTCGACCTGATGCTGCCGGGCCTCGGCGGCCTCGATGTCTGCCGCGCCCTGCGGGCGGCCGACATCCTCACCCCGATCCTGGTGGTGAGCGCCCGCGACACGGAGACCGACCGGGTGCTGGGCCTGGAGGTGGGGGCCGACGACTACCTGGTGAAACCCTTCGGCATGCGCGAGCTGGTGGCGCGCTGCCGGGCCCTGCTGCGCCGCACCACCAGCCAGGCCAACCAGGCCAAGGTGCTCGAGCATGCCAACCTCAAGCTCTACCAGGAGGAGTGCCGCGTCACCCGCGACGGCCTGCCCGTGAACCTCTCGCCCAAGGAATACCGGCTGCTGGAGCTGTTCATGCAGCATCCGCGCCGGGTCTGGAGCCGCGACAAGCTGCTGGAGCAGGTTTGGGGTGTGGACTACTTCGGCGACAGCAAGACCGTGGACGTGCACATCCGTTGGCTGCGCGAAAAGCTGGAGGCGGAGCCCTCGTCCCCCGCCCACCTGATCACGGTGCGGGGCTTCGGTTATCGCTTTGGCTGACAGCGGTCGCGGCGGCTGGCCAGGCCCAGGCCGCCCCTGGTGGCGCCGGGGGGCGGTGGCCCTGCCGGAGCCGAGCAGCCGCCAGCTGCTGAGCTGGATCGACCAGTCAGCGATGGGCTGGGTGCTGCTTGATGGCGACGATCGGATCTGCCACATCAGCCCCCGGGCCGAGCGCGTGCTGCTGGCGGAGCTGGAGGGCGGCACGGCGGTGGGAAGTGCAGCCGCCAGAGCAGCAGGGGTGCGGTTGCTGGGCACACCCCTGGCCCGGATCTGCAACGATCCCACCCTGCTGAGCGCCATTGGCCTGGCGCGTCGCCAGGAGCGCGCCCAGCGCCTGGAGTGGCGCTATGGCCTCCTGGACTACGACCTGGCCGTGGTGCCGGGCCGCGACGGCTGGCTGGCGCTGCAGCTGCAGAGCCGGCGGTCGCTGGAGGCCCAGCTCGATCAACAGGAGCGCTGGGTGAGCGATGTGGCCCATGAGCTGAAAACGCCGCTCACCGCCCTGCTGCTGGTGGGGGACAGCCTCGCCGCCCAGGTGACCGATGGCAACGCCCGGCTGGTGGAGCGGCTGCAGCGGGAACTGAGGCGCCTGCAGGACATGGTGGTGAATCTGCTGGAGCTCTCCCGCCTGGAGAACGCCATGCCCGGCCAGGGCCTCAGCTTTGAGGCGGTGGAGCTGGAGGGGCTGATGGAGCAGGTGTGGCAGAACCTGCGCCCCGTGGCCGAGCAGCGGGGCGTGAGCCTGGCGCTGCAGGCGAGCGGGCCGCCCGAGCAGCTGCGGATCCAGGCTGATCAGGCACGTCTGCACCGGGCCCTGCTCAACCTGCTCGACAATGCGCTGCGCTACAGCCCCAGTGGCGGCGTGGTGGAGGCAAGGATCGGCAGCCGCGGCGGCTGGTGTCAGCTGAGCATCCGCGACCAGGGGCCGGGGCTGAGCGAGGACGACCTCAACCACATGTTCGAGCGCTTCTACCGGGGTGACAGCTCCCGGGTGCGCCAGGAGCGCACCGGCAGCGGCCTGGGGCTGGCGATCGTGCAGCAGATCGCAGCCACCCACGGGGGCAGGGTGCAGGCGCGCAACCACGGCGATGGCGGCGCCATGCTGGAACTGATCCTGCCCCAGGAGCCCGCAGGGCTCAGCGCACGCTGACCTCCACCACCCGGCCACCGAGCCGGTTGACCCGCTGCAGCGCCTGGTTCATGCGTGTGTAGGGCACCCGGATCACCGTTTCGGCGGTGCGGGAGTAGGCGTTGTTGGCCACGCCGGTCACCACCAGGGTGACCAGACGGCCGCTGCTGCCATCGGTGCCCCGGGCTCCGGCCATCACCGGCAGGCCGCTGATGCGATCGGTGCGCTCGCTGTTGTAGACGGCCATCGGTGCTTCGCCGTCGCCGCCGTAGGCGCCTGAGCCCACCGAGGAGCGGAAGTAGGAGGGGCCGGAGCTGGGCGGATTCACCGGCACGGGGCGGTTGCGGTGCACCACGCGGTTGAGGCGCGACTGCACGCCGCTGCTGTCGCCCTTCACCGAGGCGGCAGCACCGCGGGCCAGCTGGAACACCCAGGAGAACTGGCGCCCCTGCTGGCCAACAGAGTAATCCCAGCCGTGGATGTAGGGCACCACATCCTGTCCGAAGCGGCCCTGATACTCGTCGCTGTCGATGTAGGAATCGATTTCAGCGTCGTAGCCGTGCTCCTGGAGGATGGTGAAGTGATCGAGCATCTCCTGGGCGGTGTTGGGGGCACGGCCCAGCAGATGCTTGTGGTTCAGCTCAATGAAGCGATAGGGGTTGCAGTTCTCGAAGAACTTCTCCTTGTAGAGGCCACTCTTGGCCACCAGGCGCACGAATTCGCGCACGCTGAGATCACCGTTGCGGAACAGGGATTCGAGCCCATTGAGCCGCTCGCTCTTCATGATGTACTGATTACCCAGCACCTGCTGATACACCGCACGCACGATTGTCTTGCGGTCGTCTTCTGTGGCGTGGGCCCAGTTTTCCTTGTTGCGAGCGCCAGCGAAGCGTTCAATCCCCAGTGCGGGGGCTTTGACCAGTGCCATGGGCGGGGAGGCGTAGGGCGAGGATCGGGAAGGGAGTAGGCAGCATGCCGAGGCACGCGCTGGCACGACGCTAAGCCGATCCCCCGGGCCTGTGATCAAGATTCATTGAACGTTGGGATCGTGTGAAGAGCTGTAAAGAAGCCCTGGCCTGGGGGCCCTGATTTGTGGCAGCCAGAGCGGGTCGCTAAGGTAAAAACAACACCAAAGATTGATCGGCACCCACCGATCCAGGAGGTTCACTGTGCTGCATTTCTGGGCCCCTGAGATTGATCCCGCCCACCCGATGGAGTGCACCCAGCCCGAGCGCTACGCCATCCGCCGGCTGGAAGACGGCCTGTTTCTGGCCGTGCAGGGCACGGACCAGCGGGTGACGCCGGTGGCGGACCCCTACGAGGCCTACCTGTTTCACACCCACGAGGCGGCCCTGCGGGCAGCCCTGCAGCTCAACAGCTCCGGGCGCGGACCGGTGGATGTGATCAAGATCGAGTGGGAACCGGCTGCACCAGCCGAGCAGGCCAGCCTCACAGGCTGATCGGCTCGACGCCGCTCACCACCGGCGCCACCACCGCCAGTTCGAGGTCGGGGTGGTCGTCCTGGAGCTGGCGCAGATTCCAGGCGTTCTTGAACAGCAGCACCGGCCGATCCCAGGCATCGCGCACGGTCTTGCAGTTGAAGATGCGGCCCACGGCCTCGAGGGCGTCCCAGCCGCCGCACACCCAGCGGGCCACGCTGAAGCCCATGGGCTCCAGACGGGTCTGCACGCCGTATTCGTGCTCGAGCCGATACTGCACCACCTCCAGCTGCAGCTGACCCACCGCCGCCAGGATCGGGTCACGTTTGCTCTGGTCGGTGTCGTAGAGGATCTGCACGGCCCCCTCCTCGCGCAGTTCATTCACCCCCTTGCGGAAGCTCTTGAAGGCGGAGGGGTTGGGGTTGCGCAGCCAGGAAAAGATCTCCGGGGAGAAACAGGGAATGCCCTCGTATTCCACCTTGGCGCCCATGTAGAGGGTGTCGCCGATGGCGAACATGCCGGGGTTGTTGAGGCCGATCACGTCGCCGGGGAAGGCATCGTCCACCACTTCGCGGTCCTGGCCGAACAGCTTCTGGGGCCGCGACAGGCGGATCGCCTTGCCGGTGCGGGCGTGCTGCACGGTCATGTCCTTCTCGAAGCGGCCGCTGCAAACGCGCACGAAGGCCACCCGATCGCGGTGGCGGGGGTCCATGTTGGCCTGCAGCTTGAACACGAAGCCGCTGAACCCGGGCGCCACCGGATCCACCGCCCCGCCGCGGCTCTGGCGCGGCACCGGCTTCTGGGCCAGCTCCAGGAAGGCATCGAGGAAGGGACGCACGCCGAAGTTGGTCATCGCCGAGCCGAAGAACACCGGGCTCAGCTCGCCGGCCTGCACCAGGGCCAGATCCAGCTCGGCGCCGGCGCCATCGAGCAGCTCCAGTTCCTCCAGGGCGGTGGCCAGCAGGTCGGGCTCCACCAGATCCGCCAGCTCAGCACTGCCTGCCAGCAGCCGCTTCTCGGTGGCCTGACGGCCCCGCTCGGCCCGCTCGAACAGGATCACGTCGCGGCTGCGGCGGTCGATCACGCCGCGGAAGCGGTCGCCACTGCCGATCGGCCAGTTCACCGGCCAGCAGGTGAGGCCCAGCTCGCTCTCGATCTCATCGATCAGCTCCAGGGGCTCACGCCCCGGCCGGTCCATCTTGTTGATGAAGGTGAAGATCGGCACCCGCCGCAGCCGGCACACTTCAAAGAGCTTGCGCGTCTGGGGCTCGAGCCCCTTGGCGGCGTCTTCCAGCATCACCGCGTTGTCGGCGGCGGCCAGGGTGCGGTAGGTGTCTTCCGAGAAGTCCTGGTGGCCGGGGGTGTCCAGCAGGTTCACCGTGGTGCCGGCGTAGTCGAACTGCAGCACGGTGGAGGTGATCGAGATGCCGCGCTGCTTTTCGAGGTCCATCCAGTCGGAGGTCACCTTGCGCTGCTCCCCCTTGGCCTTCACGGCGCCGGCCTGCTGGATGGCACCGCCATAGAGCAGCAATTTCTCGGTGAGGGTGGTCTTGCCCGCGTCGGGGTGGGAAATGATCGCGAAGTTGCGGCGCCGCTCCACGGCCTCCGCCAGGGATTCGAGATCGATGCCGACGGGGCTGCTGGTCATGGACCCAGCCTGCCAGAGCCAAGGCGGGGCCTGGGTCCTGCCCCGCAGCGGCGCCTGGGGTCGCCCTCCTGGGGGCCACGCTGGCTGTGGTGGCAACGGCGTCTTGCAGCCACCACTGGTGGCGTTATGGTGCACCCCAACCACCGGATCGCCCTGCCGTGACCCTCTCCGCCCAACCCCTGTCGGATGCGGCCCGCCAGGCCGCCGAACTGGGTTATGCGGCCGCCGATGCGACGCCGGCCGGCCCGCTGGCTGGCGGCGATTTCCCGGCCACGGCGCCAGCGGCGAACCCGGTGTTTTACCGCACCTATTCGCGCCGCACGCCCCAGGGCCGCGAGAGCTGGCAGCAGGTGGGCGAGCGCAACCTGGAGGGTCTGCGGCGCCTGGGCCACCTCACCGAGGCGGAAGTGCAGTTGCTGCGGCGCATGCAGCAACACCAGAAGGCCCTGCCCTCCGGCCGCTGGCTGTGGATCGGCGGCACGCCCTGGATCGAGCAGAGCGAAAACTTCTCCGGCTCCTACAACTGCACCTCCACCAACCTGGTGGACTGGCAGGCCTTCGCTCTGATGATGGACCTGGCGATGATGGGCTGCGGCACCGGCGCCATCATCGAGCCGCACCTGATCAGCCGCCTGCCGGTGCTGCGCAACCAGCTGGTGCTGGGCAGCGTCACCGACATCGGCTCCACCCCGGCGGGCCAGCGCCAGGAGCACACCAGCCACACGATTGAGGCGAACAGGGTTCACATCAAGGTGGGCGACACCCGCCGCGGCTGGGTGGACAGCTACCAGCTGCTGCTGGAGCTCAGCAGTGATGAGCGCTTCTGCCAGCACGGCGCCGCGGGCGAGATCCAGGTGAGCGTGGACCTCTCCGATGTGCGCCCCGTGGGCGAAACCCTCAAGGGCTTCGGGGGGATGGCCAACCCGGTGAAGCTGAAGGACCTCTACGGCCGTGTGGCCCAGATCCTCAACCGCGCCAACGGCCGCCAGCTCACCTCGGTGGAGTGCTGCCTGCTGATCGATGAGGCGGCCGTGACGATCGTGGCCGGCAACATCCGCCGCAGCGCCGGCATGCGCCAGTTCGCCGCAGACGACACCGCCGCCTCCACCGCCAAGGACAACCTCTGGCAGCAGGACAGCGAGGGCAACTGGAGCATCGATCCGGAGCGCGATTCGCTGCGCATGGCCAACCACACCCGCGTGTTCCACACCAAGCCCAGCCGGGCTGTGGTACTGGAGGCCGTGACCAAACAGTTCCAGAGCGGCGAGGGCGCGATCCAGTTCGCCCCCGAGGCGATCGCCCGCTCCAATGCCGATCTGCTGCCCACGCCTGAGCTGCGCCAGGAGTTCATCGCCCTCTATTGCGAACAGGGCCGCGAGCAGGCCGGAGCATGGCTGCAACAGCACCACCCCGGCATCGAGGCCGATGAACTGGAGCACCGCCTCGGCCGCTACGGCCTCAACCCCTGCGGCGAGATCCTCGGCGCCGACTTCCACTGCAACCTGGCCGAGATCCATCTCAACCAGATCCACCCCACCGATTTCCAGGCCCAGGAAGACGCCTTCCGCGCCGGCGCCATCTCGGTGGCCTGCCTGCTCAACCATCGCTTCGAGGTGGAGCGCTACCGCCAGAGCCGCGCCTGGGATCCGATTGTGGGGGTGAGCTTCACGGGCCTGTTCGACTTCTTCGTGCATGCCTTCGGCACCCCCTGGCTGCGCTGGTGGGAAGCGGGCCGCCCCGACAGCGAGGAGGGCCGCACCTTCCGCGCCCAGGAGGCCGATTACCTGGCCCGCTGGAAGCGGATCGTGAATGAGGCGGTGTGGGACTACTGCGACCGCCACGGCCTGCGCCGCCCCAACCGCTGCACCACTGTGCAACCGGCCGGCACCAAGAGCCTGCTCACCGGCGCCTCCCCCGGCTGGCATCCGCCCAAAGCGCAGCGCTTCATCCGCCGCATCACCTTCCGCAAGAACGATCCGGTGGCCCTGGCCTGCCTCGA is a genomic window of Cyanobium sp. NS01 containing:
- a CDS encoding Crp/Fnr family transcriptional regulator, whose product is MVFTPSQAAEHRDSFRELLEASFEKRSLVHLPAGSPIPLLRRNLWVVVRGMVKLGAISYQGDALLLGLAGPNEPFGDPLSNQPAYEATTLVASDLLCLSCDEIHASPHLAIGILQGMASRYRQSEAMLALLGLRRIEDRVKGFLELLAEEYGQPCDRGLRLPLRLTHQDLASALSTTRVTITRLLGQLRAEGWLDLDLERHLVISHQPLRR
- a CDS encoding response regulator transcription factor, which gives rise to MSARLLVVEDDETIRDTLQEALQLEGFAVTACGNGRDALNLLQRSTEENAYGLVVLDLMLPGLGGLDVCRALRAADILTPILVVSARDTETDRVLGLEVGADDYLVKPFGMRELVARCRALLRRTTSQANQAKVLEHANLKLYQEECRVTRDGLPVNLSPKEYRLLELFMQHPRRVWSRDKLLEQVWGVDYFGDSKTVDVHIRWLREKLEAEPSSPAHLITVRGFGYRFG
- a CDS encoding cell wall metabolism sensor histidine kinase WalK, translated to MADSGRGGWPGPGRPWWRRGAVALPEPSSRQLLSWIDQSAMGWVLLDGDDRICHISPRAERVLLAELEGGTAVGSAAARAAGVRLLGTPLARICNDPTLLSAIGLARRQERAQRLEWRYGLLDYDLAVVPGRDGWLALQLQSRRSLEAQLDQQERWVSDVAHELKTPLTALLLVGDSLAAQVTDGNARLVERLQRELRRLQDMVVNLLELSRLENAMPGQGLSFEAVELEGLMEQVWQNLRPVAEQRGVSLALQASGPPEQLRIQADQARLHRALLNLLDNALRYSPSGGVVEARIGSRGGWCQLSIRDQGPGLSEDDLNHMFERFYRGDSSRVRQERTGSGLGLAIVQQIAATHGGRVQARNHGDGGAMLELILPQEPAGLSAR
- a CDS encoding phycobilisome rod-core linker polypeptide, with amino-acid sequence MALVKAPALGIERFAGARNKENWAHATEDDRKTIVRAVYQQVLGNQYIMKSERLNGLESLFRNGDLSVREFVRLVAKSGLYKEKFFENCNPYRFIELNHKHLLGRAPNTAQEMLDHFTILQEHGYDAEIDSYIDSDEYQGRFGQDVVPYIHGWDYSVGQQGRQFSWVFQLARGAAASVKGDSSGVQSRLNRVVHRNRPVPVNPPSSGPSYFRSSVGSGAYGGDGEAPMAVYNSERTDRISGLPVMAGARGTDGSSGRLVTLVVTGVANNAYSRTAETVIRVPYTRMNQALQRVNRLGGRVVEVSVR
- a CDS encoding peptide chain release factor 3 codes for the protein MTSSPVGIDLESLAEAVERRRNFAIISHPDAGKTTLTEKLLLYGGAIQQAGAVKAKGEQRKVTSDWMDLEKQRGISITSTVLQFDYAGTTVNLLDTPGHQDFSEDTYRTLAAADNAVMLEDAAKGLEPQTRKLFEVCRLRRVPIFTFINKMDRPGREPLELIDEIESELGLTCWPVNWPIGSGDRFRGVIDRRSRDVILFERAERGRQATEKRLLAGSAELADLVEPDLLATALEELELLDGAGAELDLALVQAGELSPVFFGSAMTNFGVRPFLDAFLELAQKPVPRQSRGGAVDPVAPGFSGFVFKLQANMDPRHRDRVAFVRVCSGRFEKDMTVQHARTGKAIRLSRPQKLFGQDREVVDDAFPGDVIGLNNPGMFAIGDTLYMGAKVEYEGIPCFSPEIFSWLRNPNPSAFKSFRKGVNELREEGAVQILYDTDQSKRDPILAAVGQLQLEVVQYRLEHEYGVQTRLEPMGFSVARWVCGGWDALEAVGRIFNCKTVRDAWDRPVLLFKNAWNLRQLQDDHPDLELAVVAPVVSGVEPISL
- the nrdJ gene encoding ribonucleoside-triphosphate reductase, adenosylcobalamin-dependent encodes the protein MGYAAADATPAGPLAGGDFPATAPAANPVFYRTYSRRTPQGRESWQQVGERNLEGLRRLGHLTEAEVQLLRRMQQHQKALPSGRWLWIGGTPWIEQSENFSGSYNCTSTNLVDWQAFALMMDLAMMGCGTGAIIEPHLISRLPVLRNQLVLGSVTDIGSTPAGQRQEHTSHTIEANRVHIKVGDTRRGWVDSYQLLLELSSDERFCQHGAAGEIQVSVDLSDVRPVGETLKGFGGMANPVKLKDLYGRVAQILNRANGRQLTSVECCLLIDEAAVTIVAGNIRRSAGMRQFAADDTAASTAKDNLWQQDSEGNWSIDPERDSLRMANHTRVFHTKPSRAVVLEAVTKQFQSGEGAIQFAPEAIARSNADLLPTPELRQEFIALYCEQGREQAGAWLQQHHPGIEADELEHRLGRYGLNPCGEILGADFHCNLAEIHLNQIHPTDFQAQEDAFRAGAISVACLLNHRFEVERYRQSRAWDPIVGVSFTGLFDFFVHAFGTPWLRWWEAGRPDSEEGRTFRAQEADYLARWKRIVNEAVWDYCDRHGLRRPNRCTTVQPAGTKSLLTGASPGWHPPKAQRFIRRITFRKNDPVALACLDYGYAIVPSQSDKDEQGRLLDDPFDPRCTEWLVEIPTEVSWANIPGADAVEINNFSALAQFDFYMQVQQHYTAHNTSATVEFRENEIEPLAEAIHRAIEGGQGYISAALLARFDANATFPRLPFEPIDLATYERLNSEVAARRRTVDFFEALQRYDGGELQEAGPAGCDSDKCLLPLAKP